A window from Marinitoga sp. 38H-ov encodes these proteins:
- a CDS encoding flagella basal body P-ring formation protein FlgA, protein MKKVFFALIILLNIYIFSNITIPATISSNDKIFSLKDLIPNIENDRTLAFFSENTLTYESSKLKNIILSITDETDISFESTLITIMYEPNNVNGADSDNYDAENNLIENNLTENILKDYFINMLYDESPNATINDFEISKYMKDTQISTILSLDYRRSMNNIFGNFLVLDETKLKKYISFKANVSNFDYVYVAKENIDFKTPLNNNILEKKLIDIYSLNMSPLKINDNNIMKYYANRTIRKGEIIFENSVKKIPDVSAGQVIPLEVYFDGVKVLSWVKVLNDALIGETIMARNEKTGVLINGKLFPGPKLIIDIGGY, encoded by the coding sequence ATGAAAAAAGTATTTTTTGCATTAATTATATTATTAAATATATATATTTTTTCAAATATTACTATTCCAGCAACCATTAGCTCAAATGATAAGATTTTTTCATTAAAAGATTTAATACCAAATATTGAAAATGACAGAACTTTAGCATTTTTTTCAGAAAACACACTTACATATGAATCATCTAAATTAAAAAATATAATTCTTTCAATTACTGATGAAACTGATATTAGTTTCGAATCAACTTTAATAACTATTATGTATGAACCTAATAATGTAAATGGTGCTGATTCAGATAATTACGATGCTGAAAACAATTTAATAGAAAATAATTTAACAGAAAACATTTTAAAAGATTATTTTATCAATATGTTATACGATGAATCGCCAAATGCTACTATCAACGATTTTGAAATAAGTAAATACATGAAAGATACACAGATTTCAACAATTTTGAGTTTGGATTATAGAAGATCAATGAATAATATATTCGGAAATTTTTTAGTTTTAGATGAAACCAAATTAAAAAAATATATTTCTTTCAAAGCTAATGTTTCTAATTTCGATTATGTATATGTAGCAAAAGAAAATATTGACTTCAAAACTCCTTTAAATAACAATATTTTAGAAAAAAAGTTAATTGATATATATTCTTTAAATATGTCACCATTAAAAATAAACGATAATAATATTATGAAATACTATGCAAATAGAACTATTAGAAAGGGAGAAATAATATTTGAAAATTCCGTAAAAAAAATACCTGATGTTTCTGCTGGTCAAGTTATTCCTTTAGAAGTTTATTTTGATGGTGTTAAGGTCTTATCTTGGGTAAAAGTATTGAATGATGCTTTAATTGGAGAAACAATTATGGCAAGAAATGAAAAAACTGGAGTATTAATAAACGGAAAATTATTTCCTGGACCAAAATTAATAATTGATATAGGAGGGTATTAA